The Saccharomonospora cyanea NA-134 genome includes a region encoding these proteins:
- a CDS encoding DUF6932 family protein, producing the protein MPLPHWTSENVLPPGRHQADLSDLYERLVWDAPYRNEREILFSALSGYLGVVCRLIPSGRAWIGGGLTVRSATVPHDVDVVLIPDEWGALKRLGEPARSTFYGMFTLKGVIAENPAMYLDRIQPVSGLVDGFLCHPGDEEAWEAVWSRGPVPGSVKGFAEVVW; encoded by the coding sequence ATGCCGCTACCGCACTGGACGTCGGAGAACGTTCTCCCGCCCGGGCGGCACCAGGCCGACCTCTCCGACCTCTACGAACGCCTCGTGTGGGACGCCCCGTACCGCAACGAGCGCGAGATCCTGTTCAGTGCGCTGAGCGGGTACCTCGGCGTGGTGTGCAGGCTGATCCCGTCGGGTCGCGCGTGGATCGGCGGCGGTCTCACCGTTCGCTCGGCAACCGTGCCGCACGACGTCGACGTGGTGCTCATCCCGGACGAGTGGGGTGCGCTCAAGCGACTCGGCGAACCGGCGCGGTCGACCTTCTACGGCATGTTCACCCTCAAAGGTGTGATCGCGGAGAATCCCGCGATGTACCTCGACCGGATACAGCCCGTCAGCGGGCTGGTGGACGGTTTCCTGTGCCACCCCGGTGACGAGGAGGCCTGGGAGGCGGTGTGGTCGCGCGGCCCCGTCCCCGGCTCGGTGAAGGGCTTCGCGGAGGTGGTGTGGTGA
- a CDS encoding OmpA/MotB family protein, whose product MPAPRVLAALAALAVLVSGVLASVATLVERDGIEADLTTRSREALARYRVPADVVDFSGRDATVSARSPRSALLAKAVVESVDGVRSVDVVTTGSHDGPPGAHLGALVDPGTDDAAAKARLQWSLDRVLADTPITFLPDSARLTSDGEAAVAKVAESLVEAPTDWRFEVGGHVARVPGADPESAEELSYERAEAVTEELVNLGISPEQVEAVGYGDTRPLSEHGTSPTDRRVEISVR is encoded by the coding sequence ATGCCCGCCCCACGCGTCCTCGCCGCACTCGCCGCACTGGCGGTGCTGGTCAGCGGTGTGCTCGCTTCGGTGGCGACCCTCGTCGAGCGGGACGGCATCGAGGCCGACCTCACCACCCGGTCGCGGGAGGCGCTCGCCCGGTACCGCGTGCCCGCCGACGTGGTGGACTTCTCCGGCCGCGACGCCACCGTCTCGGCGCGTTCGCCGCGTTCGGCGTTGCTCGCGAAGGCCGTGGTCGAGAGCGTCGACGGGGTGCGCTCGGTGGACGTCGTCACCACCGGCTCGCACGACGGCCCGCCGGGTGCGCACCTCGGCGCCCTGGTCGACCCCGGCACCGACGACGCCGCCGCCAAGGCGCGTCTTCAGTGGTCGCTCGACAGGGTGCTCGCCGACACCCCGATCACCTTCCTGCCGGATTCCGCCCGCCTCACGTCCGACGGCGAGGCGGCGGTGGCGAAGGTCGCCGAATCACTGGTCGAGGCTCCCACGGATTGGCGGTTCGAGGTAGGCGGCCACGTGGCGCGGGTACCCGGGGCGGACCCGGAGAGCGCCGAGGAGCTGTCGTACGAGCGTGCCGAGGCGGTGACGGAGGAGCTGGTGAACCTCGGCATCTCACCCGAACAGGTGGAAGCTGTTGGTTACGGTGACACCCGTCCCCTGTCGGAACACGGCACGTCCCCGACCGACCGCAGAGTGGAGATCAGCGTGCGGTAG
- a CDS encoding SGNH/GDSL hydrolase family protein, with the protein MIQFDSYVAIGDSFTEGLNDTLPDGSFRGWADRLAEILAGDRDDFRYANLAIRGKMLTEIMEEQLPVALDIKPDLVTVCAGGNDIIVPGADVDEVANEFEKGIAKLREAGIEVLIFTGPDTKRLSVMSILRSKVGIYNAHLWAIADRHGAKVVDLWAMHVLHDLRAWSDDRLHFTPEGHRRIALRAAEVLGVPTGSDWREPWPEITEPVNWLTLRRSDLEWTKTHLLPWIRRQLRGESMGDGVLPKRPHLAPLVTAKTLAEQALTERTRSA; encoded by the coding sequence GTGATCCAATTCGACAGTTACGTTGCGATCGGGGACAGCTTCACTGAGGGCCTCAACGACACGCTCCCCGACGGCTCGTTCCGCGGCTGGGCCGACAGGCTGGCCGAGATTCTCGCCGGCGACCGCGACGACTTCCGCTACGCGAACCTCGCCATCCGCGGCAAGATGCTCACCGAGATCATGGAAGAGCAGCTGCCCGTCGCGCTCGACATCAAGCCCGACCTCGTCACCGTGTGCGCGGGCGGCAACGACATCATCGTGCCCGGCGCCGACGTGGACGAGGTGGCGAACGAGTTCGAGAAGGGCATCGCGAAACTGCGCGAGGCGGGCATCGAGGTGCTGATCTTCACCGGGCCCGACACCAAACGCCTCTCGGTGATGAGCATCCTGCGCAGCAAGGTCGGCATCTACAACGCCCACCTGTGGGCCATCGCCGACCGGCACGGCGCGAAGGTCGTCGACCTCTGGGCCATGCACGTGCTGCACGACCTGCGCGCGTGGAGCGACGACCGGCTGCACTTCACGCCCGAGGGACACCGCCGTATCGCCCTGCGCGCCGCCGAGGTCCTGGGTGTGCCCACCGGGAGCGACTGGCGCGAGCCGTGGCCCGAGATCACCGAGCCCGTCAACTGGCTGACTCTTCGGCGTTCCGACCTGGAGTGGACGAAGACGCACCTGTTGCCGTGGATCCGCAGGCAGCTTCGTGGTGAGTCGATGGGTGACGGCGTCCTGCCGAAACGCCCGCACCTCGCCCCGCTGGTGACCGCGAAGACGCTCGCGGAGCAGGCTCTCACCGAACGGACCCGCTCCGCCTGA
- a CDS encoding DUF3159 domain-containing protein, whose translation MSEGPASNDRRESLASLLGGRKGALDASLPPVAFGIGWFAGGSSIGWGAAAAVAVSIVVGAVRIVRGGRAGAVLVSLAAVVVAALIALYTGRAVDFFLPQLLSNVASALAWAVSIVVRWPLLGVVVGFVLGQRTRWRSDPALVRAYSRASWVWVAQYLIRVVVFGALWTADAVVALSVARVVLSWPLVLATLVVSGWVLYRCLPDDHPGLRHPSQPATTGNTI comes from the coding sequence GTGAGCGAGGGTCCTGCGAGCAACGATCGGCGCGAGTCGCTGGCGAGTCTCCTCGGCGGTCGGAAAGGCGCTCTCGACGCGAGCCTTCCGCCCGTCGCGTTCGGGATCGGCTGGTTCGCCGGAGGTTCCTCCATCGGCTGGGGGGCGGCTGCCGCCGTCGCCGTGAGCATCGTGGTCGGAGCGGTCCGGATCGTGCGCGGTGGCCGGGCCGGTGCCGTGCTGGTGAGCCTCGCCGCGGTGGTCGTGGCCGCGTTGATCGCCCTGTACACGGGGCGAGCGGTGGACTTCTTCCTGCCGCAGCTGCTCTCCAACGTCGCGAGCGCGCTCGCGTGGGCGGTCAGCATCGTCGTGCGCTGGCCGTTGCTCGGTGTGGTCGTCGGATTCGTGCTGGGGCAGAGGACCCGGTGGCGTTCGGATCCGGCACTCGTGCGCGCCTACTCGCGGGCCAGCTGGGTGTGGGTGGCCCAGTACCTGATTCGGGTGGTTGTGTTCGGCGCGCTCTGGACCGCGGACGCCGTCGTGGCGTTGAGCGTCGCGCGGGTGGTGCTGTCGTGGCCGCTGGTGCTGGCGACGCTCGTGGTGAGCGGCTGGGTGCTGTACCGGTGCCTGCCCGACGACCATCCGGGACTACGGCATCCCTCGCAGCCTGCCACGACGGGCAACACGATCTAA